One genomic window of Nicotiana sylvestris chromosome 10, ASM39365v2, whole genome shotgun sequence includes the following:
- the LOC138879158 gene encoding uncharacterized protein: MGSQFEAAQVNVVVDTLSRKAESMGSLAFISAEERALALDIQSMDKKLVRLYILEPSRVLSCVVELEEIKARQFDDPHLFFLREMILQGGAKEVTIGEDGVLRLQGHLCVPNVDGLRERILEEAHSSRYFIYSGATKMYRDLRHHYWWWQMKKDIVEYVARCLKLLAG, translated from the exons atgggatctcaatttgaggcagcgcag GTAAATGTAGTTGTGGATACCTTGAGCAGAAAGgcggagagtatgggtagcttggcattcatttcagcagaggagagagcactagctttggacattcagtccatGGATAAAAAACTTGTGAGGTTGTATATTTTAGAGCCAAGCCGAGTTCTTTCATGCGTCGTTGAATTAGAGGAGATCAAGGcccgacagtttgatgatccacaCTTGTTTTTTCTCAGAGAGATGATACTacagggtggtgccaaggaggttactatcggtgaggatggtgttctgcgactccagggtcacctatgtgttcctaatgtcgatggcttgaGGGAGCGAATTCTAGAGGAGGCGCACAGTTCTCGGTATTTTATTTAttcaggtgctacgaagatgtatcgcgaCCTGAGACACCATTATTGGTGGTGgcagatgaagaaggacatagttgagtatgttgCGAGGTGTCTAAAATTgctagcaggttaa
- the LOC138879159 gene encoding uncharacterized protein, giving the protein MPVTDYEARFSELSCHELMILPTDAERVQRLVTGLYSSIQAIMAREVEIKTSYELVMVIARRIEGVRQRSREQMLGDKRFRYFEGFTGAPYGGRGQFRRGQPSRPTYPAQPPPRGSDFRSAVYHTERLFQVWGFQPYAEVLPQASGQGSATGFSAYDYSSSNRTSRPTAQRWWASGRGHPRGGGQLGGVPARFYAFPARPDAVASDAMITGIISIGGRDALVLFNPGSTYSYVSSLFAHFLDVPHESLGTPVYVSTPVGDFVVVDQAWTGFLHIMLSLIAMPRMLPWQCQNGLDLGSTHGREGYLAYLAYVRDITAKTPVIDLVLVVLEFSNVFHSDLPSMPPDRDINFCIDLSLGTQHISILSNRMAPKELKELKEQLEELLAKGFVRLSVSPWGAPMLFGSRVFSKIDLRLEYHQLKIWDLDVPKTAFWTRYGHYEFLVMSFGLTNAPMTFMDLMNRVFRSYTDLFFIVFIDDILIYSRSIEDQEQHLRVVLQTLREQKLYAKFSKCGFWLDSVAFLGHVVSSEGIKVDPKKIEAVQTSLTRLTQKGAPFRWSNDCELSFQKLKTALTMAPALVLPSGSVMCTVYCDASHVGLGSVLMQEGRVIAYASRQLKPHEKNYHVHDLELASIVHALKI; this is encoded by the exons ATGCcagtgaccgactatgaggcgagattctctgagttgtctTGCCATGAACTTATGATACTTCCCACTGATGCAGAGAGAGTACAAAGGCTTGTTACAGGGTTGTACTCTAGTATCCAAGCCATcatggcccgagaggttgagATAAAGACTTCATACGAGCTAGTTATGGTGATagctcggaggattgagggtgTCCGTCAGCGGAGCCGAGAGCAGATGTTGGGGGACAAGCGGTTTCGTTATTTTGAAGGGTTCACTGGTGCCCCGTATGGGGGCAGAGGTCAGTTTAGGAGAGGTCAGCCATCCAGGCCCACATATCCAGCACAGCCACCTCCTCGAG ggtcagactTCAGGTCAGCAGTATACCATACTGAGAGGTTGTTTCAAGTGTGGGGATTTCAGCCATATGCGGAGGTTCTGCCCCAGGCTTCGGGGCAAGGTAGTGCAACAGGGTTCTCAGCCTATGATTACAGCTCTAGTAACCGCACCAGCCGTCCGACCGCCCAGAGGTGGTGGGCAagtggtaggggccatcctagaggtggaggccagttaGGTGGCGTTCCAGCTAGAttttatgctttcccagccagaccagatgcagTGGCCTCAGATGCCATGATCACAGGCATTATTTCTATCGGCGGTAGGGATGCTTTGGTATTATTTAATCCAGgttctacctattcatatgtgtcatctctatttgctcatttcctggatgTTCCTcatgagtccttgggtactcctgtTTATGTATCCACTCCGGTGGGCGATTTTGTTGTTGTGGATCAA gcatggactggttttcTTCATATCATGttatccttgattgccatgccaagaatGTTACCTTGGCAATGCCAGAATGGCCTAGATTTGG GATCAACACATGGTCGAGAGGGttatttggcttatctagcttatgttcgggatatTACTGCTAAGACTCCGGTGATTGATTTAGTGCTCGTAGTCTTGGAGTTCTCCAATGTATTTCATtctgatcttccaagcatgccaCCAGACCGTGATATcaatttctgcattgatttgtcTCTAGGTACCCAGCATATATCTATCCTATCAAaccgtatggctccgaaagagttgaaggagttgaaggaacaacttgaggagttgctagcaaaggggtttgttaggctGAGTGTATCGCCCTGGGGTGCACCAAtgttattt GGTtcaagggtgttctccaagatcgaTTTGAGATTGgagtaccatcagttgaagatttgggatttggatgttccgaagactgctttctggactagatatggccattatgagtttttagTAATGTCATTCGGTTTGACTAATGCCCCGATGACATTTATGGATCTGATGAACAGGGTATTCAGGTCGTACACTGATTTGTttttcattgtcttcattgatgacatcttgatctaCTCACGTAGCATAGAGGATCaagagcagcatttgagagttgtgcttcagaccttgcgggaacagaagctatatgctaagttctccaagtgtgggTTTTGGCTAGATTCTGTAGCATTCTTAGGGCATGTTGTATCaagcgagggtattaaggtggatcctaagaagatcgaggcagtgcaga CatctttgactagattgacccagaagggtgctccattccgttGGTCAAATGATTGTGAgctgagctttcagaagctcaagacagctttgactatggcaccaGCCCTAGTGTTGCCTTCTGGTTCGGTGATGTGTacggtgtattgcgatgcttcacacGTTGGTTTGGGTtctgtattgatgcaggaggggcgagttattgcatatgcttcacgtcagttgaagccccatgagaaaaattaccatgtgcatgatttggagttagcctcaattgttcatgctcttaagatctag